One window from the genome of Acidimicrobiales bacterium encodes:
- a CDS encoding acyl-CoA dehydrogenase family protein, protein MFEWSAEQLMVRDAVRRFIEAEVVPNIEALEHGDLPPYDIIRKLYATFGMDQLARERFKKQLERKASGAGPEERAERQGDAGAAAMTLIPIIELSHYCPGIVTAMGVSVGLAGGTIMKQGTPAQMERWGLDLLTGEKVGAWAITEPDSGSDALGGMKSTARRDGDEYVLNGNKTFITNGPYADTIVFYAKLDDGSDTPMRDRQVLTFVLDRGMTGLDQSEPFRKMGLHSSPTGELFLSDVRVTRDHLLGETEDERSGSGRDSAKGNFVTERAGLAAMSLGVIEECLELSVQYAKNRMLWGKPIGERQLIQLKLAKMEVARLNVQNLVFRHIELSAAGRSLTLAEASAMKLYAAQAACEVALEAVQLFGGNGYMAEFRVEQLARDAKVFQIYAGTDEIQVTHIAKDLLAR, encoded by the coding sequence GTGTTCGAATGGTCTGCGGAGCAGCTGATGGTCCGGGACGCCGTCCGCCGCTTCATCGAGGCGGAGGTGGTCCCCAACATCGAGGCACTCGAGCACGGGGACCTCCCGCCGTACGACATCATCCGCAAGCTGTACGCCACGTTCGGCATGGACCAGCTGGCCCGGGAACGGTTCAAGAAGCAGCTCGAGCGCAAGGCGTCCGGGGCAGGTCCCGAGGAGCGCGCCGAGCGCCAGGGGGACGCCGGCGCGGCGGCCATGACCCTCATCCCGATCATCGAGCTCAGCCACTACTGCCCGGGCATCGTCACGGCGATGGGCGTGAGCGTCGGGCTGGCCGGCGGGACCATCATGAAGCAGGGCACGCCGGCCCAGATGGAGCGGTGGGGGCTCGACCTGCTCACGGGGGAGAAGGTGGGCGCCTGGGCCATCACCGAGCCGGACTCGGGGTCCGACGCGCTCGGCGGCATGAAGTCCACCGCCCGCCGCGACGGCGACGAGTACGTCCTCAACGGGAACAAGACCTTCATCACCAACGGGCCGTACGCCGACACCATCGTGTTCTACGCCAAGCTCGACGACGGCTCCGACACGCCGATGCGCGACCGTCAGGTGCTCACCTTCGTGCTCGACAGGGGGATGACGGGCCTCGATCAGTCGGAGCCGTTCCGCAAGATGGGCCTGCATTCCTCTCCCACCGGAGAGCTGTTCCTCTCCGATGTCCGCGTGACCCGTGACCACCTGCTGGGGGAGACCGAGGACGAGCGGTCCGGCAGCGGGCGGGACTCGGCCAAGGGCAACTTCGTCACCGAGCGGGCGGGGCTCGCCGCCATGTCCCTGGGCGTCATCGAGGAGTGCCTCGAGCTCTCGGTGCAGTACGCCAAGAACCGCATGCTGTGGGGGAAGCCCATCGGGGAGCGCCAGCTGATCCAGCTGAAGCTGGCCAAGATGGAGGTCGCCCGGCTGAATGTCCAGAACCTGGTGTTCCGCCACATCGAGCTCTCGGCCGCCGGCAGGTCCCTGACGCTGGCCGAGGCCTCGGCCATGAAGCTCTACGCGGCCCAGGCCGCCTGCGAAGTGGCCCTCGAGGCGGTGCAGCTGTTCGGCGGCAACGGGTACATGGCCGAGTTCCGCGTGGAGCAGCTGGCCCGCGACGCCAAGGTCTTCCAGATCTACGCCGGTACCGACGAGATCCAGGTGACCCATATCGCCAAGGACCTCCTCGCCCGCTAG
- the mca gene encoding mycothiol conjugate amidase Mca, whose product MRTRLCLLTVHAHPDDEASKGPATVARYHDEGVRTVLVCCTGGEEGDILNPAMDIPEVRAELPAVRRRELGTAAAVIGYDEVVMLGYRDSGMPDSPANANPECFARAPLDEAVGRLVAVIRREQPQVIVTYGDDQQGYPHPDHLRVHEISVAAFDAAGDPSAHPEAGEAFQPLKLYYVGWSAARVLAMHEKFLELGLESPFDDAWLERATSQIRPYTTAIDISSYGDVRRQALLAHATQVDPVSPFWFGLPPEVARSVHPVDEYVLARSLVGPGDGGAGAEVRSWAADGGPETTPAGEVVEDDLFAGVRDLANR is encoded by the coding sequence ATGCGCACGCGTCTGTGCCTGCTGACCGTCCATGCCCATCCCGACGACGAGGCCTCGAAGGGGCCCGCCACCGTGGCGCGCTATCACGACGAGGGCGTGCGCACGGTGCTCGTGTGCTGCACGGGCGGCGAGGAGGGCGACATCCTCAACCCGGCCATGGACATCCCCGAGGTGCGCGCCGAGCTGCCCGCCGTCCGCCGCCGCGAGCTCGGCACCGCCGCCGCGGTGATCGGCTACGACGAGGTCGTCATGCTCGGCTACCGCGACTCGGGCATGCCCGATTCGCCGGCCAACGCCAATCCCGAGTGCTTCGCCCGGGCACCGCTCGACGAGGCGGTGGGCAGGCTCGTGGCCGTGATCCGGCGCGAGCAACCGCAGGTGATCGTGACCTACGGGGACGACCAGCAGGGCTACCCCCACCCTGACCACCTGCGCGTGCACGAGATCTCGGTGGCCGCCTTCGACGCCGCCGGCGACCCCTCCGCCCACCCCGAGGCCGGCGAGGCCTTCCAGCCGCTGAAGCTCTACTACGTGGGGTGGTCGGCGGCCCGGGTGCTGGCCATGCACGAGAAGTTCCTGGAGCTCGGACTGGAGTCGCCCTTCGACGACGCCTGGCTCGAGCGGGCCACGAGCCAGATCCGGCCGTACACGACGGCGATCGACATCTCGTCGTACGGTGACGTGCGCCGCCAGGCCCTGCTCGCCCACGCCACGCAGGTGGACCCGGTCTCCCCGTTCTGGTTCGGCCTGCCGCCGGAGGTGGCCCGCAGCGTGCATCCCGTCGACGAGTACGTCCTCGCCCGGAGCCTGGTCGGCCCGGGGGACGGCGGGGCGGGCGCCGAGGTCCGGTCCTGGGCGGCCGACGGCGGCCCCGAGACCACCCCGGCGGGCGAGGTGGTCGAGGACGACCTGTTCGCCGGTGTGCGGGACCTCGCCAATCGGTAA
- a CDS encoding SCP2 sterol-binding domain-containing protein, with amino-acid sequence MSKWLTQEWLDETRKMAEGQPEHPGASARMQYVVTGAPDGDIEYYWVLDNGKITESRLGHLDDSEVTLTTAHADAVKIQKGELDANAAFMQGKVKVTGNMAKVMSLLPITNSPEYKKLQTEIAAITEY; translated from the coding sequence ATGTCGAAGTGGCTCACCCAGGAGTGGCTCGACGAGACGCGCAAGATGGCCGAGGGCCAGCCCGAGCATCCCGGTGCCTCCGCCCGGATGCAGTACGTGGTCACCGGTGCCCCGGACGGGGACATCGAGTACTACTGGGTGCTCGACAACGGCAAGATCACCGAGAGCCGGCTCGGCCACCTCGACGACTCCGAGGTGACGCTCACCACGGCGCACGCCGACGCGGTGAAGATCCAGAAGGGCGAGCTCGACGCCAACGCGGCGTTCATGCAGGGCAAGGTCAAGGTGACCGGGAACATGGCCAAGGTCATGTCGCTGCTGCCCATCACCAACTCGCCCGAGTACAAGAAGCTGCAGACCGAGATCGCCGCCATCACCGAGTACTGA
- a CDS encoding PspA/IM30 family protein, translated as MGVIQRFLNIFRAKANKLLDRAEDPRDTLDLSYEKQMENLQKMRRSVAEVATARKRIEIQANQLQQQAAKLQDQARQALTQGREDLAREALTRRAAAGEELAELETQHAQIAAQEQKLVDTSQRLQTQVASFRTRKETLKASYTAAEAQTKIGEAAAGISSTMNDAGLAMDRAQDKIAQMQARAGAIDELLASGALTDLGSSTDDIQAQLDKVAATSQVDRDLSALKSELATAPAGALPPAGKPGADATPVTPSPGAPSTTPQPLAPEVNP; from the coding sequence ATGGGCGTGATCCAGCGCTTTCTGAACATCTTCCGGGCCAAGGCCAACAAGCTCCTCGACCGCGCCGAGGACCCGCGCGACACGCTCGACCTCTCCTACGAGAAGCAGATGGAGAACCTGCAGAAGATGCGCCGCAGCGTCGCCGAGGTGGCGACCGCCCGCAAGCGCATCGAGATCCAGGCCAACCAGCTCCAGCAGCAGGCGGCCAAGCTCCAGGACCAGGCCCGCCAGGCGCTCACCCAGGGCCGCGAGGACCTGGCCCGCGAGGCGCTCACCCGGCGGGCGGCCGCCGGCGAGGAGCTCGCCGAGCTCGAGACCCAGCACGCCCAGATCGCCGCCCAGGAGCAGAAGCTCGTGGACACCTCCCAGCGCCTCCAGACCCAGGTGGCGTCCTTCCGCACCCGCAAGGAGACGCTGAAGGCGAGCTACACCGCGGCCGAGGCCCAGACGAAGATCGGTGAGGCGGCGGCGGGCATCTCCTCCACGATGAACGACGCCGGGCTCGCCATGGATCGCGCCCAGGACAAGATCGCCCAGATGCAGGCACGCGCCGGCGCCATCGACGAGCTGCTGGCGTCGGGCGCGCTCACCGACCTCGGGTCGAGCACCGACGACATCCAGGCGCAGCTGGACAAGGTGGCGGCGACCTCGCAGGTCGACCGCGACCTCTCCGCCCTGAAGAGCGAGCTCGCCACGGCCCCCGCCGGCGCGCTGCCCCCGGCGGGCAAGCCGGGGGCCGACGCCACGCCGGTGACGCCGAGCCCGGGCGCCCCGTCCACCACCCCCCAACCGCTAGCACCAGAGGTGAATCCCTGA
- the htpX gene encoding zinc metalloprotease HtpX yields MAINRRIPADRGLTIRMFITGLLMVVLYAVFVGVLFIFIKSVIVIVVIAGGLLFCQYWFSDKIALFGMHGRIVTPEQEPELHGVIDRLCALADMKKPRVAVAEVDMPNAFATGRNPSNAVVCATRGIMRRLDEPELEAVLAHELSHVAHRDVAVMTIASFLGMVAGLITRFTLYAGMFGGFGGRDNQGGQNAALVELAVILVSAIIYAISFLLTMALSRYRELAADRSGAILIGRPSLLASALVKVSGEMSRIPTRDLRSAEHFNAFFFTPALAQGTSLSTLFSTHPPLQKRLDQLAKLEAEMNQPS; encoded by the coding sequence ATGGCGATCAACCGTCGCATCCCCGCCGACCGCGGCCTGACGATCCGGATGTTCATCACCGGACTGCTCATGGTCGTTCTCTACGCCGTCTTCGTCGGCGTCCTGTTCATCTTCATCAAGAGCGTGATCGTCATCGTCGTCATCGCCGGCGGCCTGCTGTTCTGTCAGTACTGGTTCTCGGACAAGATCGCCCTGTTCGGCATGCACGGGCGAATCGTCACCCCCGAGCAGGAGCCCGAGCTCCACGGCGTCATCGACCGCCTGTGCGCCCTCGCCGACATGAAGAAGCCCCGCGTGGCTGTGGCCGAGGTCGACATGCCCAACGCCTTCGCCACGGGCCGCAACCCCTCCAACGCGGTCGTGTGCGCCACCCGCGGCATCATGCGCCGCCTGGACGAGCCCGAGCTCGAAGCCGTGCTGGCCCACGAACTGTCGCACGTGGCGCACCGCGACGTGGCCGTCATGACCATCGCCAGCTTCCTGGGCATGGTGGCGGGGCTCATCACGCGGTTCACGCTGTACGCCGGGATGTTCGGCGGCTTCGGCGGCCGGGACAACCAGGGCGGCCAGAACGCCGCCCTGGTGGAGCTGGCCGTGATCCTCGTGTCGGCCATCATCTACGCCATCAGCTTCCTGCTCACCATGGCCCTGTCGCGCTACCGGGAGCTGGCCGCCGACCGGTCGGGGGCGATCCTGATCGGCCGCCCCTCGCTCCTGGCGTCGGCGCTGGTGAAGGTCTCCGGGGAGATGTCGCGCATCCCCACCCGCGACCTGCGCTCGGCGGAGCACTTCAACGCCTTCTTCTTCACGCCCGCGCTCGCCCAGGGCACGAGCCTGTCGACGCTGTTCTCCACCCATCCGCCCCTCCAGAAGCGCCTCGACCAGCTGGCCAAGCTCGAGGCCGAGATGAACCAGCCGTCATGA
- a CDS encoding LLM class F420-dependent oxidoreductase, translating to MERFGITVPFDDVPLAEHPAWYERLDALGYTDVWTGESNGSDGFTPLALAAVASPRLQLGTAVVPVYTRGPGLLAMQAATMAELAPGRFALGVGSSSDVIVERWNATPFTEPYRRVRDTVRFLRQALTGEKVDAEYETFTVRGFRLGRRPEQPPPVYVAALRPGMLRLAGREADGAIINWLSADDVSKVVPEVGEGKQIVARIFVCPTDDPERARYVGRIGIAAYLNVAVYAAFHEWLGRGPLLEAMWAAWRAGDRKAALAAIPDEVVDALVVHGTPEQCRAHVQRYVDNGVTVPVLAVLPGGDDLATAVENLAPGGR from the coding sequence GTGGAACGATTCGGCATCACCGTCCCATTCGACGACGTCCCCCTGGCCGAGCACCCGGCCTGGTACGAGCGCCTCGACGCCCTCGGCTACACCGACGTGTGGACGGGCGAGTCCAACGGCAGCGACGGCTTCACCCCGCTGGCCCTCGCCGCCGTCGCCAGCCCGCGCCTGCAACTCGGCACGGCGGTGGTCCCCGTGTACACGCGCGGTCCCGGCCTGCTCGCCATGCAGGCGGCCACCATGGCCGAGCTCGCCCCGGGCCGGTTCGCCCTCGGGGTCGGATCGTCGTCGGACGTCATCGTGGAGCGCTGGAACGCCACCCCGTTCACCGAGCCCTACCGACGGGTGCGCGACACCGTGCGGTTCCTCCGCCAGGCCCTCACGGGCGAGAAGGTGGACGCCGAGTACGAGACCTTCACGGTGCGCGGCTTCCGACTGGGGCGCCGGCCCGAGCAGCCTCCTCCCGTGTACGTGGCCGCCCTGCGCCCCGGCATGCTGCGCCTGGCGGGACGCGAAGCCGACGGGGCCATCATCAACTGGCTGTCGGCGGACGACGTCTCGAAGGTCGTTCCCGAGGTGGGGGAGGGCAAGCAGATCGTCGCCCGCATCTTCGTCTGCCCCACCGACGACCCCGAGCGCGCCCGCTACGTGGGGCGCATCGGTATCGCCGCCTATCTCAACGTCGCCGTGTACGCCGCCTTCCACGAGTGGCTGGGGCGCGGCCCGCTCCTCGAGGCGATGTGGGCGGCCTGGCGCGCCGGCGACCGCAAGGCGGCACTGGCGGCCATTCCCGACGAGGTGGTGGACGCCCTGGTGGTCCACGGCACGCCCGAGCAGTGCCGCGCCCACGTGCAGCGGTACGTCGACAACGGTGTCACGGTCCCGGTCCTGGCCGTGCTGCCGGGCGGCGACGACCTGGCGACCGCCGTCGAGAACCTCGCCCCGGGCGGCCGCTGA
- a CDS encoding FABP family protein, protein MTGGAGTGGPAAMHPDAAHLAFLLGRWAGEGDGLYPTIEPFRYGEEITLSHVGKPFLAYAQRTWSLDDGRPLHAETGYFRCPSPSLVELVAAHPTGVVEVSEGTRTGTSIDLSSTAVARTGSAKEVTAVARRIEVQGDRLRYELDMAAMGVPLTLHLRAVLRRVSTPSP, encoded by the coding sequence ATGACCGGGGGCGCCGGGACCGGCGGGCCGGCCGCCATGCACCCCGACGCCGCCCACCTGGCGTTCCTGCTGGGGCGCTGGGCGGGGGAAGGCGACGGCCTGTACCCCACCATCGAGCCGTTCCGGTACGGCGAGGAGATCACGCTGTCGCATGTGGGCAAGCCGTTCCTGGCCTACGCCCAGCGCACCTGGAGCCTCGACGACGGGCGCCCGCTGCACGCCGAGACCGGCTACTTCCGGTGCCCGTCCCCGTCGCTGGTCGAGCTCGTCGCCGCCCATCCCACCGGTGTCGTCGAGGTGAGCGAGGGCACCCGCACCGGCACCTCGATCGACCTGTCCTCCACCGCCGTCGCCCGCACGGGCAGCGCCAAGGAGGTCACCGCCGTGGCCCGCAGGATCGAGGTCCAGGGCGACCGGCTCCGCTACGAGCTCGACATGGCGGCGATGGGGGTCCCGCTCACCCTGCACCTGCGCGCCGTCCTGCGGCGCGTGAGCACACCGTCGCCGTGA
- a CDS encoding polysaccharide deacetylase family protein: MPSLAERLGYAEDTRLLILTCDDLGFCHAANVGVYQALRDGLGTSASLMVPCPWARGAAAGYRGEDVGVHLTVNAEFDLYRWGPITHAPSLLDGDGGFPRTVEDVWDHADLDEVRRECRAQIERAILWGFDVSHLDAHMDTMQIKSEFFDAYLDLAVEFQLPLRLSGPGTESLIGFPFRDLAAEAGVVFPDDFVHVSGVGSRQVLLDAIPRLGPGVTEAYLHPAVDSPELEAMAPDWEARVDDHRLLVHDPDLGDALRDAGVTVIGYRPLRDLMRAGA; this comes from the coding sequence GTGCCATCGCTCGCCGAACGCCTGGGCTACGCCGAGGACACCAGGCTCCTCATCCTGACCTGCGACGACCTGGGCTTCTGCCACGCCGCCAACGTGGGCGTCTACCAGGCGCTGCGCGACGGGCTCGGGACGAGCGCCAGCTTGATGGTCCCCTGCCCGTGGGCCCGGGGTGCCGCCGCCGGATACCGCGGGGAGGACGTCGGCGTCCATCTCACCGTCAACGCCGAGTTCGACCTGTACCGCTGGGGCCCGATCACCCACGCGCCGAGCCTGCTCGACGGCGACGGCGGCTTCCCCCGCACCGTGGAGGACGTCTGGGACCATGCGGACCTCGACGAGGTGCGCCGCGAATGCCGGGCCCAGATCGAGCGAGCCATCCTGTGGGGCTTCGACGTCAGCCACCTCGACGCCCACATGGACACCATGCAGATCAAGTCGGAGTTCTTCGACGCCTACCTCGACCTGGCCGTCGAGTTCCAGCTCCCCCTGCGGCTGTCGGGCCCCGGCACCGAGAGCCTCATCGGCTTCCCGTTCCGCGACCTCGCCGCCGAGGCGGGCGTGGTGTTCCCCGACGACTTCGTCCACGTGTCCGGGGTCGGCAGCCGCCAGGTCCTCCTCGACGCCATACCCCGGTTGGGCCCGGGCGTGACCGAGGCCTACCTGCACCCCGCGGTCGACAGCCCCGAGCTCGAGGCCATGGCCCCGGACTGGGAGGCCCGCGTGGACGACCACCGGCTCCTCGTGCACGACCCCGACCTGGGCGACGCGCTGCGGGACGCGGGGGTGACCGTCATCGGGTACCGGCCGCTGCGCGACCTCATGCGGGCCGGGGCCTGA
- a CDS encoding TIGR01777 family oxidoreductase, whose amino-acid sequence MRVVVSGSSGLIGRALVEALRDRGDEVTPLVRRSPAAGEATWDPPTGSIDAGALDGADAVVHLAGAGIGDRRWTPERRREILASRVESTSLLSRTLAGLAHPPAVLVSASAVGYYGDRGAEELTEDSTAGTGFLADVCRAWEDATAPAADAGLRVVRLRSGVVLSPRGGALARQLPLFRLGVGGRLGTGRQWLSWISLPDEVGAVLHTLAEPSLRGPVNATAPGPVTNRDFTAALGRALHRPTVMAVPGVALRIALGPALAAEMVLAGQRVLPARLTASGFRFAHARLDEALAALLAPGA is encoded by the coding sequence GTGCGGGTCGTGGTATCGGGGTCGTCGGGGTTGATCGGGCGGGCGCTCGTGGAGGCGTTGCGGGACCGCGGCGACGAGGTCACGCCGCTCGTGCGGCGCTCCCCCGCGGCCGGGGAGGCGACGTGGGACCCGCCCACCGGGTCGATCGACGCCGGTGCGCTCGACGGCGCCGACGCCGTGGTGCACCTGGCGGGCGCGGGCATCGGCGACCGCCGGTGGACGCCGGAGCGCCGCCGGGAGATCCTCGCCAGCCGGGTGGAGTCCACGTCGCTGCTGTCCCGCACGCTCGCAGGCCTCGCCCACCCGCCGGCGGTCCTGGTGAGCGCGTCCGCCGTGGGCTACTACGGGGACCGCGGCGCGGAGGAGCTGACCGAGGACAGCACCGCCGGCACCGGGTTCCTGGCCGACGTGTGCCGCGCCTGGGAGGACGCCACGGCCCCCGCCGCCGACGCCGGCCTGCGGGTCGTCCGCCTGCGGTCGGGGGTGGTGCTCAGCCCCCGGGGCGGCGCCCTGGCGCGCCAGCTCCCGCTGTTCCGGCTGGGCGTCGGGGGCCGGTTGGGCACCGGACGTCAGTGGTTGAGCTGGATCTCGCTCCCCGACGAGGTCGGCGCCGTCCTGCACACCCTGGCCGAGCCCTCGCTGCGCGGCCCCGTCAATGCCACGGCCCCCGGGCCCGTGACCAACCGGGACTTCACGGCCGCGTTGGGCCGGGCGCTGCACCGCCCCACGGTCATGGCGGTCCCGGGTGTCGCCCTGCGCATCGCCCTGGGACCGGCACTCGCCGCGGAGATGGTGCTGGCGGGCCAGCGCGTCCTCCCGGCGCGCCTGACGGCCAGCGGGTTCCGGTTCGCGCACGCCCGCCTCGACGAGGCCCTGGCGGCGCTCCTCGCCCCCGGCGCCTGA
- a CDS encoding class I SAM-dependent methyltransferase: MPLRGDEYDARFARLAAEGHYLHGEADFVAALLGPPPATVLDAGCGTGRLAIELARRGYRTLGVDVEGAMLDSARAKAPELAWERADLSIVELPAAGFDVVVAAGNVMIFLELGTEAPVVANLARALVPGGLLVAGFQVGRQLTLERYDSLAGAVGLALQERWATWERAPYAGGDYAVSVHRRAAGA, from the coding sequence GTGCCTCTTCGGGGTGACGAGTACGACGCCCGGTTCGCCCGGTTGGCGGCCGAGGGCCATTACCTCCACGGCGAAGCCGACTTCGTCGCCGCGCTGCTCGGCCCGCCGCCGGCCACCGTGCTCGACGCCGGCTGCGGCACGGGCCGGCTGGCCATCGAGCTGGCGAGGCGCGGCTACCGGACCCTCGGCGTCGACGTCGAGGGGGCCATGCTCGACTCGGCACGGGCCAAGGCTCCGGAGCTGGCGTGGGAGCGCGCCGACCTGAGCATCGTCGAGCTCCCCGCCGCCGGGTTCGACGTGGTGGTGGCGGCCGGCAACGTGATGATCTTCCTCGAGCTGGGCACCGAGGCCCCCGTCGTGGCCAACCTCGCCCGCGCCCTCGTGCCCGGCGGGCTGCTGGTGGCGGGATTCCAGGTCGGTCGGCAGCTCACCCTGGAGCGCTACGACTCGCTGGCCGGCGCGGTCGGGCTGGCGCTCCAGGAGCGGTGGGCCACCTGGGAGCGCGCCCCGTACGCCGGCGGCGACTACGCCGTGTCCGTGCACCGTCGGGCGGCCGGGGCATGA
- a CDS encoding LLM class F420-dependent oxidoreductase encodes MRRRVAGATTGDVGMKIGLGLETGGTIDEVVERARTLAATGASSLWASQIFGWDTLTVLAVVGREVPEVGLGTAVVPVHPRHPMMLAEQALTVQAAGGGRLTLGIGLSHQVVVEGAWGYSFERPARYMQEYLSVLVPLLEGRQVSFEGEMVRTNSFGPLDVVPTPPPAVVVAALGPTMLRIAGTLADGTVTWMVGPDTIGNHIVPAITAAAGDAGRPAPQVVVTLPVCVTADADAARERAGRIFAMYGQLPSYRAMLDREGVQGPADVAVVGDEDEVAAQIRRLAEAGATEFSGAVYGAPDEVERSRALLGAMAAAGGV; translated from the coding sequence GTGCGACGAAGGGTCGCCGGCGCGACGACGGGGGATGTCGGGATGAAGATCGGGTTGGGCCTCGAGACGGGCGGGACGATCGACGAGGTGGTCGAGCGGGCCCGCACCCTGGCGGCGACCGGCGCGTCGTCGCTGTGGGCCTCGCAGATCTTCGGCTGGGACACCCTCACCGTCCTGGCCGTGGTGGGCCGCGAGGTGCCGGAGGTGGGCCTGGGCACGGCGGTGGTCCCCGTCCACCCGCGCCACCCCATGATGCTGGCCGAGCAGGCCCTCACCGTGCAGGCCGCCGGCGGGGGCCGGCTGACGCTGGGCATCGGCCTCTCGCACCAGGTCGTCGTGGAGGGGGCGTGGGGCTATTCCTTCGAGCGCCCCGCCCGGTACATGCAGGAGTACCTGTCGGTGCTCGTCCCCCTGCTCGAGGGCCGGCAGGTGTCGTTCGAGGGGGAGATGGTCCGCACGAACAGCTTCGGTCCCCTCGACGTCGTGCCCACACCGCCGCCGGCGGTGGTCGTGGCGGCCCTGGGGCCGACGATGCTGCGCATCGCCGGGACGCTCGCCGACGGGACCGTGACGTGGATGGTGGGCCCCGACACCATCGGGAACCACATCGTGCCCGCCATCACGGCCGCCGCCGGTGACGCCGGCCGCCCCGCGCCCCAGGTGGTCGTCACCTTGCCGGTGTGCGTGACCGCCGACGCCGACGCCGCTCGCGAGCGGGCAGGCCGGATCTTCGCGATGTACGGCCAGCTGCCGTCCTACCGGGCGATGCTCGACCGCGAGGGGGTGCAGGGCCCGGCGGACGTCGCCGTCGTGGGGGACGAGGACGAGGTCGCCGCGCAGATCCGCCGCTTGGCCGAGGCCGGCGCCACGGAGTTCTCCGGCGCGGTGTACGGCGCGCCCGACGAGGTGGAACGGTCGCGCGCCCTGCTGGGCGCCATGGCCGCCGCCGGTGGGGTCTGA
- the purE gene encoding 5-(carboxyamino)imidazole ribonucleotide mutase — translation MKAVGIVMGSASDVPVMEGAVDVLREFGVPLEVRVLSAHRTPDDALQFARDAAGRGFGVIIAGAGGAAHLAGVLAAATPLPVIGVPVAVGELGGLDALLAMVQMPSGVPVATVAVNGARNAGLLAVRILALADDGLAVALEQAREAMATKVRAADEEVRARFGSGTGT, via the coding sequence ATGAAGGCGGTTGGGATCGTGATGGGGAGCGCCTCCGACGTGCCCGTGATGGAGGGCGCGGTGGACGTGCTGCGCGAGTTCGGGGTCCCCCTCGAGGTCCGGGTCCTCTCGGCGCACCGCACCCCCGACGACGCCCTGCAGTTCGCGCGCGACGCAGCGGGGCGCGGGTTCGGCGTGATCATCGCCGGCGCAGGCGGCGCCGCCCATCTGGCGGGCGTGCTGGCGGCCGCCACGCCGCTGCCGGTGATCGGCGTGCCGGTCGCCGTCGGCGAGCTCGGCGGGCTCGACGCGCTCCTGGCCATGGTGCAGATGCCCAGCGGCGTCCCCGTGGCCACCGTCGCCGTCAACGGGGCGCGCAACGCCGGGCTCCTGGCCGTGCGGATCCTGGCGCTCGCCGACGACGGACTGGCCGTCGCCCTGGAGCAGGCGCGTGAGGCCATGGCGACCAAGGTGCGGGCCGCCGACGAGGAGGTCCGGGCCCGCTTCGGCAGCGGCACGGGCACCTGA